The Capra hircus breed San Clemente chromosome 25, ASM170441v1, whole genome shotgun sequence genome has a window encoding:
- the ARL6IP1 gene encoding ADP-ribosylation factor-like protein 6-interacting protein 1, producing MAEGDNRSTNLLAAETASLEEQLQGWGEVMLMADKILRWERAWFPPAIMGVVSLVFLTIYYLDPSVLSGVSCFVMFLCLADYLVPILAPRIFGSNKWTTEQQQRFHEICSNLVKTRRRAVGWWKRLFTLKEEKPKMYFMTMIISLAAVAWVGQQVHNLLLTYLIVTFLLLLPGLNQHGIISKYIGMAKREINKLLKQKEKKNE from the exons ATGGCGGAAGGAGATAATCGCAGCACCAATCTGCTG GCTGCAGAGACTGCAAGTCTGGAAGAGCAGCTGCAAGGATGGGGAGAAGTGATGCTGATGGCAGATAAAATCCTCCGATGGGaaagagcctggtttccacctgcCATCATGGGTGTGGTTTCTTTGGTGTTTCT gactATCTACTATCTAGATCCATCTGTTCTATCTGGTGTttcctgttttgttatgtttttgtGCTTGGCTGACTACCTTGTTCCCATTCTAGCACCTAGAATTTTTGGCTCCAATAAATG GACCACCGAGCAACAGCAAAGATTCCATGAAATTTGCAGCAATCTAGTAAAAACTCGACGCAGAGCTGTGGGCTGGTGGAAACGCCTCTTTACACTAAAGGAAGAAAAGCCTAAAATG taCTTCATGACCATGATCATTTCTCTTGCTGCGGTTGCTTGGGTGGGACAGCAAGTCCACAACCTCCTTCTCACCTACCTGATAG tgaCTTTCTTACTTTTGCTTCCTGGACTGAACCAACATGGGATCATTTCGAAATACATCGGAATGGCCAAAAGAGAGATAAACAAGCTtctcaaacaaaaagaaaagaaaaatgaataa